A genomic region of Clavibacter michiganensis subsp. insidiosus contains the following coding sequences:
- the panC gene encoding pantoate--beta-alanine ligase, whose translation MTIPAPTVVTGIAELRARVRDHRAARTAAGEAPVVVLVPTMGALHEGHLAHARRARELGSLVVVSIFVNPLQFGAGEDLDAYPRTLDADVAALAETGVDLVFAPSAAEMYPDGPARVRVTGGSVALTLEGRSRPGHFDGMLTVVAKLLHIVAPDVATFGRKDAQQLHLVRRMVRDLDLPVRIEELPTVREPDGLALSSRNRFLDDRERRAARVIPAALEAAQSAGDRGIDAVIAAAQSVVMGEPAVALDHFQVVDPTTFESVDDGFTGVALAVIAARVGSTRLIDNETVVIA comes from the coding sequence ATGACGATCCCCGCGCCCACCGTCGTCACCGGCATCGCCGAGCTGCGCGCCCGCGTCCGCGACCACCGGGCCGCGCGCACCGCGGCGGGGGAGGCGCCCGTCGTCGTCCTCGTCCCCACCATGGGCGCGCTGCACGAGGGCCACCTGGCGCACGCGCGCCGGGCTCGCGAGCTCGGCTCCCTCGTGGTCGTGTCGATCTTCGTCAACCCGCTGCAGTTCGGCGCGGGCGAGGACCTCGACGCCTACCCGCGCACGCTCGACGCCGACGTCGCCGCGCTCGCGGAGACCGGCGTCGACCTCGTGTTCGCGCCGTCCGCGGCCGAGATGTACCCGGACGGGCCCGCGCGCGTCCGCGTCACCGGCGGATCCGTCGCCCTCACGCTCGAGGGCCGCTCGCGCCCCGGCCACTTCGACGGCATGCTCACCGTCGTGGCGAAGCTCCTCCACATCGTGGCGCCCGACGTCGCCACGTTCGGCCGCAAGGACGCCCAGCAGCTGCACCTCGTCCGCCGCATGGTGCGCGACCTCGACCTGCCCGTCCGCATCGAGGAGCTGCCCACGGTGCGCGAGCCCGACGGCCTGGCGCTTTCGAGCCGCAACCGCTTCCTCGACGACCGCGAGCGCCGCGCCGCCCGCGTGATCCCGGCCGCGCTCGAGGCCGCGCAGAGCGCGGGGGACCGCGGCATCGACGCCGTCATCGCCGCCGCGCAGTCCGTCGTCATGGGCGAGCCCGCCGTCGCCCTCGACCACTTCCAGGTCGTGGACCCGACCACCTTCGAGTCCGTGGACGACGGCTTCACGGGCGTCGCGCTCGCGGTCATCGCGGCCCGC